A stretch of DNA from Cellulomonas xiejunii:
CCGGGGCCTCGACGTGCAGGTCGTGCTTGCGCAGCGCGGCGCGCGCCCGCAGCTGGGTCACGACGATGGCCGCCACCGCGAGCACGCCGATGACGAGCGTGACGACGTCCATGTTGTTGGCGAAGCCCAGGAAGTTCGGCAGCGAGCCCTTGGAGATCCTGATGAACGCCGTCGGCAGGCCGGCGAGCGTCTCACCGACGACCGCGAGCGCCAGGCCGCGGAAGATGAGCATGCCGGCGAGCGTCACGATGAACGCCGGGATCCCCACGTAGGCGATCCAGAACCCCTGCCAGGCACCGACCAGGGCGCCGAGCGCCAGGCCGACCAGCACGGCGACGATCCAGGGTGCGTCGAGGTCGCGCATGGTCACCGCGACCACGCCGCCGACGAAGGCGACCACGGACCCGACCGAGAGGTCGATGTGCCCGGCCACGATGACCATGACCATGCCGATCGCGAGGATCATGACGTACGCGTTCTGCTGGAACAGCGCCGCGACGTTGTTGGCGAGCAGCAGCTTGCCGTCGGTGAGCACCTGGAACAGCAGGACGATGACGACGAGCGCACCGAAGATGCCGTACTGGCGCGCGTTGCCGCCGAGCCCCTGGAGCCGCTGACCGAGCGACACGCGCGTCGCTCCGGGCGGTGTCGGGGAGGGGACGTTGACGTCGGTGGTGGTGCTCATCGGGCGATCCCGTCCTTGTCCATCGTCATGAAGTGCATGAGGTGCTCCTGGGTCGCGTCGGCCCGGGCCACCTCGCCGGTGACGCGGCCCTGGCTGAGCGCGTAGATGCGGTCGCAGACGCCGAGCAGCTCGGGCAGCTCGGAGGAGATGACCAGCACCCCCTTGCCCGCGTCCGCGAGCCTGTTGATGATCATGTAGATCTCGTACTTCGCCCCCACGTCGATGCCGCGGGTGGGCTCGTCGAGGATGAGCACGTCGGGGTCGGCGTGCAGCCACTTGGCCAGCACGACCTTCTGCTGGTTGCCGCCGGACAGCTTGCCGACGAGGGTGTCGACCGTGCGGGTGCGGATGTTGAGCTCACGCCGGTACCGCTCGGCGACCTCGACCTCCTCCTCACGGTCGACCACGCCGCCGCGCGACAGCGAGCCGAGGTTCGCTGCGGACACGTTGTGCTGCACGGTGTCGATGAGGTTGAGGCCGAACCGCTTGCGGTCCTCGGTCGCGTACGCGATCCCGTGCGAGATGGCCTGGCTCACGGAGCCTGCCGTGATCTCCTTCCCGTCCTTGTAGAGGCGCCCGGAGATCCGCGTGCCGTAGGACCGTCCGAAGACGCTCATGGCCAGCTCGGTGCGACCGGCCCCCATGAGCCCGGCCAGGCCGACGATCTCGCCGCGGTGCACCGTGACGCTGGCGCGGTCGACGACCTTGCGCGACTGGTCGACGGGGTGGTGGACCGTCCAGTCCTCGATGCGCAGCACCTCCTCGCCGATCGACGACTCGTGCGCGGGGAACCGGTTGTCGAGCGGTCGGCCGACCATCCCCCGGATGATCCGCTCCTCGCTGACCGGCTCGTCGCCGTGCATGTCGAGCGACTCGATCGTCTGCCCGTCGCGGATGATCGTCGTGGTGTCGGCGATCGCCTCGATCTCGTTGAGCTTGTGGCTGATGATGATCGAGGTGATGCCGTGCTCGCGCAGCCCCCGGATCAGCCCGAGCAGGTGGGCGCTGTCCTCGTCGTTGAGGGCGGCGGTCGGCTCGTCGAGGATGAGCAGGCGCACGTCCTTGGACAGCGCCTTGGCGATCTCGACCAGCTGCTGCTTGCCGACACCGATGTCGCTGACGCGGGTGTCGGGGCGCTCGGCGAGGCCGACGCGGTCGAGCAGCCTGGCGGCCTCGGAGTTCGTGCGGTTCCAGTCGATGACGCCACGCTCGGAACGCTCGTTGCCGAGGAAGATGTTCTCGGCGATCGACAGGAACGGCGAGAGCGCGAGCTCCTGGTGGATGATGACGATCCCCTGGCGCTCGGAGTCGCGGATGCCGCGGAACTCCTGCACCTGGCCGTCGAGGACGATGTCGCCGTCGTACGTGCCGTGGGGGTAGATGCCGGACAGGACCTTCATGAGCGTCGACTTGCCGGCGCCGTTCTCGCCGCAGATGGCGTGGATCTCACCGCGCCGTACCGCGAGGGTGACGTCGCTGAGCGCCTTGACGCCGGGGAAGGTCTTGGTGATGCCGCGCATCTCGAGGATGTGCTCGGTGTCCATGTGTCCTCGCTGAGTGGTCCGGGCCGGGCCGGAGGTGGGCCTGGGTGCCGGCCGCGCGACCCGGGGGCCGCGCGGCCGGCGGGATCTCAGAGGCCGAGGTCCGCAGCCTTGTAGAACCCGGACTCGACGAGGACGTCGACGCTGTCCGGCGTGAC
This window harbors:
- the mmsB gene encoding multiple monosaccharide ABC transporter permease, which gives rise to MSTTTDVNVPSPTPPGATRVSLGQRLQGLGGNARQYGIFGALVVIVLLFQVLTDGKLLLANNVAALFQQNAYVMILAIGMVMVIVAGHIDLSVGSVVAFVGGVVAVTMRDLDAPWIVAVLVGLALGALVGAWQGFWIAYVGIPAFIVTLAGMLIFRGLALAVVGETLAGLPTAFIRISKGSLPNFLGFANNMDVVTLVIGVLAVAAIVVTQLRARAALRKHDLHVEAPALFLTKIAMVAVGIGALTVILSLSAGGTPIVLVIVGALVVLYSFLMGRTVFGRHIYAIGGNRSAAALSGVNTRRVDFWIFVNIGFLAGVAAVVTTARSGAAIAAAGQNYELDAIAACFIGGAAVTGGIGRISGAIVGALIMGVLNMGLSILSVEPSWQMAIKGMVLLLAVAFDLVNKRRAGTQ
- the mmsA gene encoding multiple monosaccharide ABC transporter ATP-binding protein; the protein is MDTEHILEMRGITKTFPGVKALSDVTLAVRRGEIHAICGENGAGKSTLMKVLSGIYPHGTYDGDIVLDGQVQEFRGIRDSERQGIVIIHQELALSPFLSIAENIFLGNERSERGVIDWNRTNSEAARLLDRVGLAERPDTRVSDIGVGKQQLVEIAKALSKDVRLLILDEPTAALNDEDSAHLLGLIRGLREHGITSIIISHKLNEIEAIADTTTIIRDGQTIESLDMHGDEPVSEERIIRGMVGRPLDNRFPAHESSIGEEVLRIEDWTVHHPVDQSRKVVDRASVTVHRGEIVGLAGLMGAGRTELAMSVFGRSYGTRISGRLYKDGKEITAGSVSQAISHGIAYATEDRKRFGLNLIDTVQHNVSAANLGSLSRGGVVDREEEVEVAERYRRELNIRTRTVDTLVGKLSGGNQQKVVLAKWLHADPDVLILDEPTRGIDVGAKYEIYMIINRLADAGKGVLVISSELPELLGVCDRIYALSQGRVTGEVARADATQEHLMHFMTMDKDGIAR